One stretch of Shewanella sp. Arc9-LZ DNA includes these proteins:
- a CDS encoding M56 family metallopeptidase, whose protein sequence is MINWFMEQTISLSVVCLALLVLHRFILSRFGAHYTYFMWISVPLLIIADLLQIILPHTVNWFGSNNTASIIQQYYVFASDTAALSAGLLDLLYLPYLYGAVITLLVANIVMEYGYLQRLIQHGRQLNIPSVKLNVLVHPDIESPMLAGFITPSILVPNSFMLLDESQQQAIIQHEVYHYQRGDLWSNALAYGLTVLFWFNPLMWLSYRRFRQDQELSCDAQVTADMKAQAKIAYSRTLLAYSQHAPLSMLHTHYGDKTILKERILQMKKQHGKSTLALIGMTLAIGVSAFMFNQQVFAGNNLSVENKTDSMAMPVIRIEPSYPIDAAKEGLNGYVQMSFDISQNGSVNNVRVTKSSPKQVFDASAVAALEQWKYQPSATGFKDLQVQLDYVIHQPDKSVERITVK, encoded by the coding sequence ATGATTAATTGGTTTATGGAACAAACCATCTCATTGAGCGTGGTGTGTTTGGCTTTACTGGTATTGCACCGGTTTATATTGTCTAGATTTGGGGCGCACTATACCTATTTTATGTGGATATCAGTGCCACTATTAATCATTGCCGATTTACTGCAAATAATATTACCGCACACCGTTAACTGGTTTGGCAGTAATAATACTGCCTCAATCATCCAGCAATATTATGTGTTTGCTAGCGATACCGCTGCGTTGTCGGCAGGCTTACTTGACCTGTTATACCTGCCTTACCTCTACGGTGCAGTTATCACGTTATTGGTCGCTAATATCGTGATGGAATATGGCTATCTGCAACGGTTAATCCAGCATGGACGTCAGCTAAATATTCCTTCTGTAAAGCTTAACGTATTAGTCCATCCAGATATTGAATCACCTATGCTCGCAGGGTTTATTACCCCCAGTATTTTAGTCCCTAATAGTTTTATGTTACTCGATGAAAGCCAGCAGCAAGCCATTATTCAGCATGAGGTGTATCACTATCAACGTGGTGATTTATGGTCAAATGCCCTGGCTTATGGATTAACCGTATTGTTTTGGTTCAATCCGTTGATGTGGTTGAGTTACCGCCGATTTAGACAAGATCAAGAATTGTCATGTGATGCACAAGTCACTGCCGATATGAAAGCCCAAGCTAAAATTGCCTATAGCAGAACACTATTGGCCTATTCACAGCATGCGCCGTTGAGCATGTTACACACCCATTATGGGGATAAAACCATCTTAAAAGAGAGGATCTTACAGATGAAAAAGCAACATGGAAAAAGCACCTTAGCATTAATTGGAATGACATTGGCTATTGGTGTTAGTGCCTTTATGTTTAATCAGCAGGTATTTGCAGGCAATAATCTCAGCGTTGAAAACAAAACCGACTCTATGGCAATGCCTGTGATAAGAATTGAGCCTAGCTATCCAATTGATGCCGCTAAAGAAGGGCTTAATGGCTATGTGCAAATGTCATTTGATATCAGTCAAAATGGCAGTGTGAACAATGTGAGAGTGACCAAGTCGTCGCCGAAACAAGTGTTTGATGCATCGGCGGTTGCGGCGCTTGAACAATGGAAGTATCAACCCTCTGCAACTGGGTTTAAAGACCTACAAGTACAGTTAGACTATGTGATCCATCAACCTGATAAATCAGTTGAGAGAATCACTGTAAAATAA
- a CDS encoding potassium/proton antiporter gives MPPDIIILGISILIAIGILLHHPSKTLGLPSLLIFMGVGLAFGNGEFGFVYDDLQLTSVIGTLALNTIVFVGGLNTPMKHIKFSWKEGGMLSTAGVIFTTIIFGFILNALLDFNLITCMLFAAVVSSTDAAAVFSILESKKLKLKHGTGTILEFESATNDPVALLMVVMLTDFIINSANGAPTALSVISSLGQQIGVGAVVGLIMGKLAVWALNNIKLPEFGLIPVFILASFAITVSSTEILGGNELIAVYIAGVIIGNYLKKGAEVSKHFFNGISWLAQSLMFIILGLQIFPQQLMPVFMASLLPAILLIVVARPLAVQLCYLPFKQANWRKRLFVSMIGLKGATPIVFALIPAAAGVEGSREMIHMVFFIVLISVIVQGAAIEPLANKLGLKLQPKNPDL, from the coding sequence ATGCCACCTGATATTATTATTTTAGGGATCTCCATACTTATTGCGATTGGCATTTTACTCCATCACCCTTCTAAAACATTAGGCTTACCGTCGTTATTAATCTTTATGGGTGTCGGCTTGGCATTTGGCAATGGTGAATTTGGTTTTGTATACGACGACCTGCAACTGACTTCAGTTATCGGCACCTTAGCATTAAACACCATAGTATTTGTGGGTGGCCTCAATACCCCAATGAAACACATTAAGTTTTCTTGGAAAGAAGGTGGCATGTTATCCACTGCTGGGGTGATATTCACTACCATTATTTTTGGCTTTATCCTTAATGCGTTACTCGACTTTAACCTTATTACTTGCATGTTGTTCGCCGCGGTAGTGTCGTCTACTGATGCTGCGGCCGTATTCTCTATTTTAGAGTCGAAAAAACTTAAATTAAAACACGGTACGGGCACCATTTTAGAATTCGAATCAGCTACCAACGACCCTGTAGCCTTGTTAATGGTGGTGATGTTAACCGACTTTATTATCAATAGTGCCAACGGCGCACCCACAGCACTTTCAGTGATATCGAGTCTCGGCCAGCAAATTGGTGTTGGGGCTGTCGTTGGGTTAATAATGGGTAAATTAGCCGTTTGGGCACTTAATAACATTAAACTGCCTGAATTCGGACTTATTCCTGTTTTTATTTTGGCCAGCTTTGCCATTACAGTATCAAGTACTGAAATCTTAGGTGGTAACGAACTTATTGCGGTTTATATTGCTGGGGTGATCATCGGCAACTATTTAAAGAAGGGCGCTGAAGTCAGTAAGCATTTCTTTAATGGTATATCGTGGTTAGCGCAGTCATTAATGTTCATCATTTTAGGCTTACAGATATTCCCGCAGCAATTAATGCCGGTGTTCATGGCATCATTGCTCCCGGCCATATTACTTATTGTCGTGGCGCGCCCATTGGCTGTACAGCTGTGCTACTTGCCATTTAAACAAGCTAATTGGCGCAAACGTTTGTTTGTTTCTATGATCGGATTAAAAGGTGCTACGCCAATTGTCTTTGCGCTTATTCCCGCTGCGGCAGGAGTAGAGGGGTCGCGTGAAATGATCCACATGGTGTTTTTCATTGTACTGATTTCGGTCATTGTTCAAGGCGCCGCAATTGAACCGCTAGCCAATAAACTAGGCCTAAAACTGCAGCCCAAAAATCCTGATCTATAA
- a CDS encoding BlaI/MecI/CopY family transcriptional regulator, which translates to MKEISNSELVVLQQLWQQSPLTSSEVVDALEQSHDMHEKTVKTLLNRLVKKQAVSFEKQGRVYHYSPLIAEQDYTVKESLSFVDRMFAGKLTPLVAGFAQKNKLSAEDVAELQTLLDDWQKEQK; encoded by the coding sequence ATGAAAGAAATCAGCAATAGTGAATTAGTCGTATTGCAGCAGCTTTGGCAGCAGTCGCCATTAACCTCGAGTGAAGTGGTTGATGCATTAGAGCAAAGCCATGACATGCATGAAAAAACGGTTAAAACCTTGCTTAATCGTTTAGTCAAAAAACAAGCCGTCAGTTTTGAAAAACAAGGTCGGGTTTACCATTACTCACCTTTAATTGCTGAGCAGGACTATACCGTTAAAGAATCGCTTTCGTTTGTGGACCGCATGTTTGCTGGCAAGTTAACCCCATTGGTTGCAGGTTTTGCACAAAAGAACAAGCTGTCGGCAGAAGATGTCGCCGAACTGCAAACCTTACTTGATGATTGGCAAAAGGAACAAAAGTGA